A genomic window from Streptomyces sp. NBC_00234 includes:
- a CDS encoding DUF624 domain-containing protein has protein sequence MQATLSSGWPTLLRRLEFVAYPAAAGAAFAVLSLGVVTWLPALAAMGHALQRWREEGDSRCFTNALSAFPGYWRALWRHGLLSTVASAVLAANIVHLLGRSEPWTFMVLAAQVGIAAALVIHHVALAAQAGLAPEGSVRSWSLGALSLGFGSAARGTALLGAVVSAVLLSLVVPLGPLLLGPSIPVLLALSFADPRRHTP, from the coding sequence ATGCAGGCAACCCTCTCGTCCGGCTGGCCGACGCTCCTGCGGCGGCTGGAGTTCGTGGCCTACCCGGCCGCCGCGGGCGCCGCGTTCGCGGTGCTGTCGCTGGGGGTGGTGACCTGGCTGCCGGCGCTCGCCGCGATGGGCCATGCCCTCCAGCGGTGGCGCGAGGAGGGGGACAGCCGCTGCTTCACGAACGCGCTCTCCGCGTTCCCCGGGTACTGGCGGGCGCTGTGGCGGCACGGACTGCTGTCCACCGTCGCGTCGGCCGTCCTCGCGGCCAACATCGTTCATCTGCTGGGCCGTTCCGAGCCGTGGACGTTCATGGTGCTCGCCGCGCAGGTGGGCATCGCCGCCGCGCTCGTCATCCACCATGTGGCGCTCGCCGCCCAGGCCGGTCTGGCGCCGGAGGGCTCGGTCCGTTCCTGGTCGCTCGGCGCGCTGTCGCTGGGCTTCGGATCGGCGGCCCGTGGAACCGCTCTGCTCGGCGCGGTGGTCTCCGCCGTGCTGCTCTCGCTCGTCGTACCGCTGGGGCCTCTGCTTCTCGGCCCCAGCATCCCCGTACTGCTCGCTCTGTCCTTCGCAGATCCCAGGAGGCACACCCCATGA
- a CDS encoding right-handed parallel beta-helix repeat-containing protein: MRHHSLTVLTAALAAGIAPLAFPVPSVAAEAATSYYVAPSGSDANAGTSAGAPFATIQKAMDVAPTGAVVNLAAGTYRQDVVTKRAGVTLTGPSNAIVKGAGDARIIQVQHDSTTLSGFTVDGLHGSSTDVSGYRLKLIYVMSTTPGNGVGALHITGMTLKNAADECLRLRYLVTGAEVNDNTITNCGVADFKFAGGGKNGEGIYLGTAPEQQGANGAPDAAADISRNNRIHHNTIATQGNECVDVKENSTNNYVEYNDCSGQKDASSGGLDARGSGNIFRYNTVHDNVGAGIRLGGDTATDGIDTSVYGNTITGNAGGGIKFMRTPQGPVCTNTMSGNTGGNAVGTYASEYDPTGACPQ; this comes from the coding sequence ATGAGGCATCACTCGCTCACCGTTCTCACCGCCGCGCTGGCCGCGGGCATCGCGCCGCTCGCCTTTCCCGTCCCCTCGGTCGCGGCCGAGGCGGCCACCTCGTACTACGTCGCGCCGTCCGGCAGCGACGCCAACGCCGGTACGTCGGCGGGTGCCCCGTTCGCCACGATCCAGAAGGCCATGGACGTGGCCCCGACGGGTGCGGTGGTGAACCTCGCGGCGGGAACGTACCGCCAGGACGTGGTGACCAAGCGCGCCGGGGTCACGCTCACCGGCCCGTCGAACGCGATCGTCAAGGGCGCCGGCGACGCCCGGATCATTCAGGTCCAGCACGACTCGACGACGCTGAGCGGCTTCACCGTGGACGGGCTGCACGGCTCGTCGACCGACGTCTCGGGCTACCGCCTGAAGCTCATTTATGTCATGAGCACGACTCCCGGTAACGGGGTGGGGGCCCTGCACATCACGGGCATGACGCTCAAGAACGCCGCCGACGAATGCCTCCGGCTGCGCTACCTCGTCACCGGCGCCGAGGTGAACGACAACACCATCACCAACTGCGGGGTCGCCGACTTCAAGTTCGCCGGGGGCGGCAAGAACGGCGAGGGCATCTACCTCGGTACGGCGCCCGAACAGCAGGGCGCCAACGGGGCCCCGGACGCGGCGGCCGACATCAGCCGGAACAACCGCATCCACCACAACACCATCGCCACCCAGGGCAACGAGTGTGTCGACGTCAAGGAGAACTCGACCAACAACTACGTCGAGTACAACGACTGCAGCGGCCAGAAGGACGCCAGCTCGGGCGGGCTCGACGCGCGTGGCAGCGGCAACATCTTCCGCTACAACACCGTGCACGACAACGTCGGCGCCGGTATCCGGCTCGGCGGTGACACCGCCACCGACGGCATCGACACCAGCGTCTACGGCAACACCATCACGGGCAACGCCGGGGGCGGCATCAAGTTCATGCGCACCCCGCAGGGCCCGGTGTGCACCAACACGATGAGCGGCAACACCGGCGGCAACGCGGTGGGGACGTACGCGAGCGAGTACGACCCGACCGGTGCGTGCCCGCAGTGA
- a CDS encoding phytoene desaturase family protein, whose amino-acid sequence MPEQDAPAQHRYDAVIVGGGHNGLVAAAYLARAGQSVLVLERLGTTGGAAVSTRPFAGVDARLSRYSYLVSLLPRKIVQDLGLDFAVRKRTVSSYTPAVRDGRPTGLLVGGDGTRDSFAALTGGDQEYAAWQRFYAMTGRVAERVFPTLTEPLPAKDALRARIDDPDAWRMLFEEPIGVAVEENFTDDLVRGVVLTDALIGTFADAHDPSLIQNRCFLYHVIGGGSGDWDVPVGGMGALTDALARAAREAGAEIRTAHEVTGIETDGTQAEVTVRSAGTEQVIGARRVLVNASPQALARLLGEEPPTPAEGAQLKVNMLLTRLPRLRDHAVDPKHAFAGTFHIAEGYGQLADAYRDASQGRLPAAPPSEIYCHSLTDPSILGPGLAARGYQTLTLFGLHAPARLFTADNDTARAELLKATLAELDAHLDESVVDCLALDENGAPCIEAKTPLDLEQELRLPGGHIFHRDLAFPYATESTGRWGVETAHANVLLCGAGAVRGGGVSGVPGHNAAMAALGR is encoded by the coding sequence ATGCCCGAACAAGACGCCCCCGCGCAGCACCGCTACGACGCCGTGATCGTGGGCGGCGGCCACAACGGTCTGGTCGCCGCCGCCTACCTCGCCCGCGCCGGACAGTCCGTCCTCGTCCTGGAACGCCTCGGGACCACCGGGGGAGCGGCCGTCTCGACCCGCCCCTTCGCCGGAGTCGACGCCCGCCTGTCCCGCTACTCGTATCTGGTCTCCCTGCTGCCCCGGAAGATCGTCCAGGACCTGGGCCTCGACTTCGCCGTACGCAAGCGGACCGTCTCCTCGTACACCCCTGCCGTACGCGACGGCAGGCCCACCGGGCTGCTGGTCGGCGGGGACGGCACCCGGGACTCCTTCGCCGCGCTCACCGGCGGAGACCAGGAGTACGCGGCGTGGCAGCGCTTCTACGCCATGACGGGCAGGGTCGCCGAGCGGGTGTTCCCGACGCTCACCGAACCGCTGCCCGCCAAGGACGCGCTGCGCGCCCGGATCGACGACCCGGACGCCTGGCGGATGCTCTTCGAGGAGCCCATCGGCGTCGCGGTCGAGGAGAACTTCACCGATGACCTCGTAAGGGGAGTGGTACTCACGGACGCGTTGATCGGCACCTTCGCCGACGCGCACGACCCGTCCCTGATCCAGAACCGGTGCTTCCTCTACCACGTGATCGGGGGCGGCAGCGGCGACTGGGACGTACCGGTGGGCGGCATGGGCGCGCTCACCGACGCCCTCGCCCGCGCCGCCCGGGAGGCGGGCGCCGAGATCCGTACCGCGCACGAGGTCACCGGCATCGAGACCGACGGGACGCAGGCGGAGGTCACCGTCCGCTCGGCCGGCACGGAGCAGGTGATCGGGGCCCGGCGCGTCCTCGTCAACGCGTCACCGCAGGCCCTCGCCCGCCTCCTCGGCGAAGAGCCGCCCACCCCGGCCGAGGGCGCGCAGCTGAAGGTCAACATGCTGCTCACCCGGCTGCCGCGCCTGCGCGACCACGCCGTCGACCCGAAGCACGCGTTCGCCGGCACGTTCCACATCGCCGAGGGGTACGGACAGCTCGCCGACGCCTACCGGGACGCCTCGCAGGGGCGGCTGCCCGCCGCGCCGCCCTCCGAGATCTACTGCCACTCGCTGACCGACCCGTCGATCCTGGGACCCGGGCTGGCGGCCCGCGGCTACCAGACCCTCACACTGTTCGGTCTGCACGCCCCCGCGCGGCTCTTCACCGCGGACAACGACACGGCACGGGCCGAGCTGCTCAAGGCGACTCTCGCCGAACTCGACGCCCACCTGGACGAGTCCGTCGTGGACTGTCTGGCCCTCGACGAGAACGGCGCACCCTGCATCGAGGCGAAGACGCCGCTCGACCTGGAACAGGAACTGCGGCTGCCCGGTGGCCACATCTTCCACCGGGACCTGGCCTTTCCCTACGCGACCGAATCCACCGGCCGCTGGGGAGTCGAGACCGCGCACGCCAATGTGCTGCTCTGCGGAGCGGGGGCGGTGCGCGGCGGCGGGGTCAGCGGGGTCCCCGGCCACAACGCCGCGATGGCGGCGCTGGGCCGGTGA
- a CDS encoding oxygenase MpaB family protein, which translates to MKDADPGLFGPESVTWQMHGDPMMWVAGVRALYLQALHPRAVRGVIQNSDFRNDAWGRLMRTAGFVGTLTYGTTEAAEKAGARVRRIHRLLKATDPATGEVYGVDEPELLLWVHCAEVDSYVQVERRSGFPLTAAQADRYIAEQRVGARLVGLDPEDVPATTAQLAAYFERVGPELAAGAEAAEVDDFLRSPPVPALLVPARALLWRRVAALAYQSLPPYAHELYGRPAPSPHTVDRRLRAAGAALRCVPARLRWRLPPQHILKAMDRLGADSRPASYKLRRQAAILDGPGRAQR; encoded by the coding sequence ATGAAGGACGCGGACCCTGGGCTCTTCGGCCCCGAATCGGTCACCTGGCAGATGCACGGAGACCCGATGATGTGGGTCGCCGGAGTACGCGCCCTCTATCTCCAGGCACTCCATCCGCGCGCCGTCCGCGGTGTCATCCAGAACTCGGACTTCCGCAACGACGCCTGGGGCCGGCTCATGCGCACGGCCGGCTTCGTCGGCACCCTCACCTACGGCACCACGGAGGCCGCCGAGAAGGCCGGTGCCCGGGTCCGCAGGATTCACCGCCTGCTCAAGGCGACCGACCCGGCGACCGGCGAGGTCTACGGTGTCGACGAACCGGAACTGCTCCTCTGGGTGCACTGCGCCGAAGTCGACTCCTATGTCCAGGTCGAACGCCGCTCCGGCTTCCCGCTCACCGCCGCACAGGCCGACCGTTACATCGCCGAACAACGCGTGGGCGCACGGCTCGTCGGCCTCGACCCCGAGGACGTCCCCGCCACCACCGCGCAGCTCGCCGCGTACTTCGAACGGGTCGGGCCCGAACTCGCCGCCGGAGCCGAAGCGGCCGAGGTCGACGACTTCCTGCGCAGCCCGCCGGTCCCTGCCCTGCTGGTCCCGGCGCGCGCACTGCTGTGGCGGCGCGTCGCGGCACTCGCCTACCAGTCACTGCCTCCGTACGCCCACGAGCTGTACGGCCGACCGGCCCCGTCCCCGCACACCGTCGACCGCCGTCTGCGCGCCGCCGGAGCCGCGCTGCGCTGCGTCCCCGCCCGGCTGCGCTGGCGACTGCCGCCCCAGCACATTCTGAAAGCGATGGACCGGCTCGGTGCGGACAGTCGCCCGGCCTCGTACAAACTCCGCAGACAGGCCGCCATACTGGACGGGCCGGGGAGGGCGCAGCGGTAG
- a CDS encoding polysaccharide lyase 8 family protein, translating into MNPGTTRRTVLATAAALGAAVALPLSLSAGTAHASAGDAAALRGRWHTLLTGGPGLDLADERIAAAVARIGRAATTAAKGLDPTATGGLFPDLTSTTLSNHVTTSFKRLATIATAWAVPGTPQYGDTALRDLLLGGIDWMLTNRYGPGHTRFDNDWDWEIGSALALSDATVLLYDTLGTERLTRITTAVLHYTPDPNLWRADRQIATGANRVWISTVVAVNAVLRDDGDALARVRDALSDVEGSGANSVLAFNDASAAAAGTGEGFYSDGSFLQHYKHPYTGGYGKELLNNLSRLLNLLAGTEWTVTDPDLDNVRVWVDEGFDPLLARGDVLASVCGREIARPSKQGHASAQTVIEAVLRLIPGFPGETAERFTALVKQWIAEDTYRDFLAVTDLASLVAARQVIGSAVPARGPLVAHKQHPRMDKAAHHRPSFALGISAYSTRIYNYESIQNENLHGWHLSDGMVLLHTDDLGHYSEDYWPTVDPTRLPGTTVLAGRPADAAGQRTTSTADWAGGAALPGTTLGAYGMELRAYGSSLRALKSWFCLDDVIACVGSGITADAGTAETVVENRKLRDPAAALLVNGTAAPSGAGWSAQLDKVRWLHLAGTGGYVFPETVTLKGLREDRTATWREINLKYGTDTPVTRPYLTLWQDHGTAPAGADYFWLQAPAASAERTRLWSAAPPVKLVARTTAVHAVRRCADGLLAANFWAAGAAQELTADGPASVLVRPEGKTVTVSLSDPTQLRSAVTVELAGRFTLASADPGVSVVPVTNGIRITADTAGRFGSTLNLTLKRS; encoded by the coding sequence ATGAACCCAGGCACCACCCGGCGTACCGTCCTGGCCACGGCAGCCGCGCTCGGCGCGGCCGTCGCCCTGCCCCTGTCCCTCTCCGCGGGCACCGCACACGCCTCCGCGGGCGACGCCGCCGCGCTGCGCGGTCGCTGGCACACCCTGCTCACCGGCGGCCCCGGACTCGACCTGGCCGACGAGCGGATCGCCGCGGCCGTCGCCCGGATCGGCAGGGCCGCGACCACCGCGGCGAAGGGCCTCGACCCGACCGCCACCGGCGGCCTGTTCCCCGACCTGACCAGCACCACGCTCTCCAACCACGTCACGACGTCCTTCAAGCGGCTCGCCACGATCGCGACCGCGTGGGCCGTCCCCGGCACCCCGCAGTACGGCGACACCGCCCTGCGCGATCTGCTGCTCGGCGGGATCGACTGGATGCTGACGAACCGTTACGGTCCCGGGCACACCCGCTTCGACAACGACTGGGACTGGGAGATCGGCTCGGCCCTCGCGCTCAGCGACGCCACGGTGCTCCTGTACGACACCCTCGGCACGGAGCGGCTGACCCGGATCACGACGGCCGTGCTCCACTACACGCCCGACCCCAACCTGTGGCGCGCCGACCGGCAGATCGCCACCGGCGCCAACCGGGTGTGGATCTCCACCGTGGTCGCCGTCAACGCGGTGCTGCGCGACGACGGCGACGCCCTGGCCCGGGTCCGTGACGCTCTTTCGGACGTCGAGGGTTCGGGGGCCAACAGTGTCCTGGCCTTCAACGACGCGAGCGCCGCGGCAGCGGGCACGGGCGAGGGGTTCTACTCCGACGGCTCGTTCCTCCAGCACTACAAGCACCCGTACACCGGCGGCTACGGCAAGGAGCTGCTGAACAACCTCTCCCGGCTGCTGAACCTGCTGGCCGGTACGGAGTGGACGGTCACCGACCCCGATCTCGACAACGTACGCGTCTGGGTGGACGAGGGCTTCGACCCGCTGCTCGCCCGGGGGGATGTGCTGGCATCGGTGTGCGGACGGGAGATCGCCCGCCCCAGCAAGCAGGGCCACGCCTCGGCCCAGACGGTCATCGAGGCGGTGCTGCGGCTGATCCCGGGCTTCCCCGGTGAGACCGCCGAGCGCTTCACGGCCCTGGTCAAGCAGTGGATCGCCGAGGACACCTACCGGGACTTCCTCGCCGTCACCGACCTCGCCTCGCTCGTCGCCGCACGTCAGGTCATCGGCTCCGCGGTCCCCGCGCGCGGCCCGCTGGTCGCGCACAAGCAGCACCCCCGGATGGACAAGGCGGCGCACCACCGCCCCTCGTTCGCCCTCGGCATCTCCGCGTACTCCACCCGGATCTACAACTACGAGTCGATCCAGAACGAGAACCTGCACGGCTGGCACCTCTCCGACGGCATGGTGCTGCTGCACACGGACGACCTCGGGCACTACAGCGAGGACTACTGGCCGACCGTCGACCCGACGCGGCTGCCCGGCACCACCGTCCTCGCCGGCCGGCCCGCGGACGCGGCCGGACAGCGCACCACCAGCACGGCGGACTGGGCGGGCGGCGCGGCGCTGCCCGGGACGACACTCGGCGCGTACGGCATGGAGCTGCGGGCGTACGGCAGTTCGCTGCGCGCCCTGAAGAGCTGGTTCTGCCTGGACGACGTCATCGCGTGCGTGGGCTCCGGCATCACCGCGGACGCCGGGACGGCCGAGACGGTCGTCGAGAACCGCAAGCTGCGCGACCCGGCGGCGGCGCTCCTCGTCAACGGCACGGCGGCACCCTCCGGTGCGGGCTGGTCGGCCCAGCTGGACAAGGTCCGCTGGCTGCACCTCGCCGGTACCGGAGGCTACGTCTTCCCCGAAACGGTCACGCTCAAGGGTCTCCGCGAGGACCGCACCGCGACCTGGCGGGAGATCAACCTCAAGTACGGCACGGACACACCGGTCACCCGCCCCTATCTGACGCTGTGGCAGGACCACGGGACGGCGCCGGCCGGAGCGGACTACTTCTGGCTCCAGGCACCGGCCGCCTCCGCCGAGCGCACGCGGCTGTGGTCGGCCGCCCCGCCGGTGAAGCTGGTGGCGCGGACCACCGCCGTGCACGCGGTGCGCCGCTGCGCGGACGGGCTCCTGGCCGCCAACTTCTGGGCCGCGGGTGCGGCGCAGGAGCTGACGGCCGACGGGCCGGCCTCGGTCCTGGTGCGCCCGGAAGGGAAGACCGTGACGGTCTCCCTGTCCGATCCGACGCAGCTGCGGTCCGCCGTCACCGTCGAGCTGGCGGGCCGTTTCACGCTCGCCTCCGCGGACCCGGGCGTGAGCGTCGTGCCCGTCACGAACGGCATCCGGATCACCGCCGACACCGCGGGCCGGTTCGGCTCGACTCTCAACCTCACCCTGAAGAGGAGCTAG
- a CDS encoding SGNH/GDSL hydrolase family protein — MAGVAAVAVAAPGAQAAERSGAAASRWTTSWATAQTAPTATDTVASAGLTDGVHTAAVRLTAGGQVRLRYGNAFGAVPILVGPVTADGRPVTFGGLPQAWLAAGASLTSDTVEGLRLPDRAKLTVETRLPGPTGPLSFHRNTHASHTVDGVRTTSVFLLNGVETTGAAGPVLAVLGDSIAEGVGTPDDADQRWPDQLAARLPGSAVANLGISGNRLLLNDARFGPGGQARFDRDVLSLPGLRTVLVHLGINDLQQPPSQTDPALVLAGYRQLVLRAHGAGLRIVGSTIAPFEGWIRWTPELETVRQQINRVVRTGGVFDALADFDAALRDTSRPSRMLPAYDSGDGLHPNPSGHAALAAAVDRRHLL, encoded by the coding sequence ATGGCCGGCGTGGCGGCGGTGGCCGTGGCCGCCCCCGGCGCACAGGCGGCCGAGCGTTCCGGGGCGGCCGCCTCGCGCTGGACCACGTCCTGGGCAACCGCCCAGACCGCGCCGACGGCCACCGACACGGTGGCGAGCGCGGGTCTGACCGACGGCGTCCACACGGCGGCCGTCCGGCTGACCGCGGGCGGGCAGGTGCGGCTGCGGTACGGGAACGCGTTCGGCGCCGTGCCGATCCTCGTCGGTCCGGTCACGGCCGACGGGCGGCCCGTGACCTTCGGCGGTCTGCCGCAGGCGTGGCTGGCCGCGGGCGCCTCGCTGACCAGCGACACCGTCGAGGGACTGCGGCTCCCCGACCGGGCGAAGCTCACCGTGGAGACACGGCTGCCCGGGCCCACCGGGCCGCTGTCCTTCCACCGCAACACGCACGCCTCGCACACGGTCGACGGGGTGCGCACCACCTCCGTGTTCCTGCTGAACGGCGTCGAGACGACGGGCGCCGCAGGGCCGGTGCTCGCCGTGCTCGGCGACTCCATCGCCGAGGGCGTGGGCACCCCGGACGACGCCGATCAGCGCTGGCCCGACCAGCTGGCCGCCCGGCTTCCCGGCTCGGCGGTCGCCAACCTCGGGATCAGCGGCAACCGGCTGCTGCTGAACGACGCCCGGTTCGGGCCGGGCGGACAGGCCCGCTTCGACCGGGACGTCCTCTCGCTGCCGGGGCTGCGGACCGTCCTCGTACACCTGGGCATCAACGACCTCCAGCAGCCGCCCAGCCAGACCGACCCGGCGCTCGTCCTGGCCGGCTACCGCCAACTGGTGCTGCGCGCCCACGGCGCGGGGCTGCGGATCGTCGGCTCCACCATCGCCCCGTTCGAGGGGTGGATCCGCTGGACGCCGGAGCTCGAGACGGTCCGGCAGCAGATCAACCGTGTCGTGCGCACCGGCGGGGTCTTCGACGCCCTCGCGGACTTCGACGCCGCGCTGCGCGACACCTCCCGGCCCTCACGCATGCTGCCCGCGTACGACAGCGGCGACGGTCTGCATCCCAACCCCTCCGGTCATGCCGCGCTCGCCGCGGCCGTCGACCGCCGACACCTCCTGTGA
- a CDS encoding serine/threonine-protein kinase, which yields MAETRLIQSRYRLLDLIGRGGMGEVWRAQDESLGRHVAVKCLKPMGPQHDQSFTRILRERFRREARVAAALQHRGVTVVHDFGEHEGVLYLVMELLDGRNLSQLLEDNKQHPLPVPDVVDIAEQVADALGYTHQQGIVHRDLKPANIMRLADGTVKICDFGIARLGHDIGFTSKLTGTGIAMGTPHYMSPEQISGGDIDHRSDLYSLGCVLYEIATGVPPFDLDDAWAVLVGHRDTRPEPLRTHRADLPGFFDRVVLDLLAKTPEERPTDAGDLRRRIIRGRTGEQPQVSGHVRLAPPVLVAHPSARPPGLPSWTRDMTTGHKATGAVSAGLPLPDHSAGLTGEWTTGTDLRALPGGFPAVRGERPTPSPELLSTLANRHSAGLNLGRLGHWEEAGEVHRAVAAEREHALGPDHPETLSSRYEVGFTLSRTGRAGDALREFGRVADGRERTLGPDHPETLAARQETAYVLGQLGRHFEAHQVYAAVLASRERTMGPDHPDTLRCRHNLAFNLSRLGRLEDSYRMARDVASARARLLGTTHPDTLVTLYEVAYTLGRLGRWEEALRTYGEVAQARAAALGSDHPDTLSARYEVGISLGRLGRSAEALELYRALVGDRTRVSGPADAETLRARHGLGVNLGRMARWEEALVESRDVCAIRERTLGPDHPDTLISRREVAVGLGWLGRWADALTVYRQVAEARARVLGADHPDALASRNDEAHCLEQLGRGAEAVELYRRVAALRQARGAPPR from the coding sequence ATGGCGGAGACCAGGCTGATCCAGAGCCGGTACCGGCTGCTCGATCTGATCGGGCGCGGGGGCATGGGCGAGGTGTGGCGGGCCCAGGACGAGTCGCTCGGCCGCCACGTCGCCGTCAAATGCCTCAAACCCATGGGGCCCCAGCACGACCAGTCCTTCACCCGGATCCTGCGCGAGCGCTTCCGCCGCGAGGCCCGGGTGGCCGCCGCGCTCCAGCACCGCGGAGTCACCGTCGTCCACGACTTCGGTGAACACGAGGGCGTCCTCTACCTCGTGATGGAACTCCTCGACGGGCGCAACCTCAGCCAGCTCCTGGAGGACAACAAACAGCACCCGCTGCCCGTGCCGGACGTCGTCGACATCGCGGAGCAGGTCGCCGACGCCCTCGGCTACACCCATCAGCAGGGCATCGTGCACCGGGACCTCAAGCCCGCCAACATCATGCGCCTCGCCGACGGCACAGTGAAGATCTGCGACTTCGGCATAGCGCGGCTGGGCCACGACATCGGCTTCACCTCCAAACTCACCGGCACCGGCATCGCCATGGGCACCCCGCACTACATGTCGCCCGAGCAGATCAGCGGCGGCGACATCGACCACCGCAGCGACCTCTACTCGCTGGGCTGCGTGCTGTACGAGATCGCCACCGGCGTGCCCCCCTTCGACCTGGACGACGCCTGGGCCGTCCTCGTCGGGCACCGCGACACCCGGCCCGAGCCGCTGCGCACCCACCGCGCCGACCTCCCCGGCTTCTTCGACCGGGTCGTCCTCGACCTGCTGGCCAAGACCCCCGAGGAACGCCCCACCGACGCGGGCGACCTGCGGCGGCGCATCATCCGGGGGCGAACGGGCGAACAGCCCCAGGTGTCCGGCCACGTCCGCCTCGCCCCGCCCGTCCTCGTCGCGCACCCCTCCGCCCGTCCGCCCGGACTTCCTTCGTGGACGCGTGACATGACCACGGGTCACAAGGCGACCGGTGCGGTCAGCGCCGGTCTCCCGCTGCCCGACCACTCGGCGGGCCTGACCGGCGAGTGGACGACCGGCACCGACCTGCGCGCCCTCCCCGGCGGCTTCCCCGCCGTCCGCGGCGAGCGGCCCACGCCCTCGCCGGAACTGCTCTCCACCCTCGCCAACCGCCACAGCGCCGGCCTCAACCTGGGCCGCCTGGGCCACTGGGAGGAGGCCGGCGAGGTCCACCGAGCCGTCGCCGCCGAACGCGAACACGCGCTGGGCCCCGACCACCCCGAGACCCTCTCCAGCCGCTACGAGGTCGGGTTCACGCTCAGCCGCACGGGCCGCGCCGGCGACGCCCTGCGGGAGTTCGGCCGCGTCGCCGACGGCCGCGAACGCACCCTCGGCCCCGACCACCCGGAGACCCTCGCCGCCCGCCAGGAGACGGCGTACGTCCTGGGCCAGCTCGGACGGCACTTCGAGGCCCATCAGGTGTACGCGGCCGTGCTCGCCTCCCGCGAACGGACCATGGGGCCCGACCACCCGGACACCCTGCGCTGCCGTCACAACCTCGCGTTCAACCTGAGCCGGCTCGGACGCCTGGAGGACTCGTACCGGATGGCACGCGACGTGGCGTCCGCCCGTGCCCGGCTGCTCGGCACGACGCATCCCGACACGCTCGTCACCCTGTACGAAGTGGCCTACACCCTCGGCCGGCTGGGGCGCTGGGAGGAGGCCCTGCGGACGTACGGCGAGGTCGCGCAGGCCCGCGCCGCGGCGCTGGGCTCCGACCATCCCGACACGCTCTCCGCCCGCTACGAGGTCGGCATCAGCCTCGGCCGGCTGGGGCGCAGCGCGGAGGCGCTGGAGCTCTACCGTGCGCTCGTCGGCGACCGCACCCGGGTCAGCGGGCCGGCCGACGCCGAGACCCTGCGCGCCCGCCACGGACTCGGCGTCAACCTGGGCCGGATGGCCCGCTGGGAGGAAGCCCTCGTCGAATCGCGCGACGTGTGCGCGATCCGCGAGCGGACCCTCGGCCCCGACCACCCCGACACCCTCATCAGCCGGCGCGAGGTCGCCGTCGGCCTCGGCTGGCTCGGCCGCTGGGCCGACGCGCTCACCGTGTACCGCCAGGTCGCCGAGGCCCGTGCCCGGGTACTCGGCGCCGACCACCCCGACGCGCTGGCCAGCCGCAACGACGAGGCGCACTGCCTGGAGCAGCTGGGCCGGGGCGCCGAAGCGGTCGAGCTGTACCGCCGGGTCGCCGCCCTGCGCCAGGCGCGCGGAGCGCCACCCCGATAG
- a CDS encoding acetylxylan esterase, which yields MLFDMPLERLREYRPEPEEPADFDAFWEKTLTETALHDLDARFVPYDAGLATVDVFDVTFRGWGGQPVKAWLMLPRVRTGPLPAVVQYIGYNGGRGIPYSWLTWSSLGYAHLIMDNRGQGGGGKNTADTPDIYPEGHGSSSPGFLTRGIEDPYRHYYRRLITDAVRAVDAAKAHEAVDASRVAVLGGSQGGGLVLAVAGLRDDLAAAVADVPFLCHFRRGSQITDAGPYWEVARWLSGNRFRVEEAMETLSYFDGVNFAARATVPAWFSVGLMDKICPSSTVFAAYHRYAGPAEIEVFAYNGHEGGAEYDLPRKMAALRGAFGL from the coding sequence TTGCTGTTCGACATGCCCCTGGAGCGGCTGCGCGAGTACCGGCCGGAACCGGAGGAACCGGCCGACTTCGATGCCTTCTGGGAGAAGACCCTCACCGAGACGGCACTGCACGACCTGGACGCCAGGTTCGTCCCGTACGACGCCGGACTCGCGACCGTCGACGTCTTCGACGTGACGTTCCGCGGGTGGGGCGGCCAGCCGGTGAAGGCATGGCTGATGCTGCCGCGCGTGCGCACGGGCCCGCTGCCCGCCGTCGTGCAGTACATCGGCTACAACGGCGGCCGTGGCATCCCGTACTCCTGGCTGACCTGGAGCTCGCTCGGGTACGCCCACCTCATCATGGACAACCGGGGTCAGGGCGGCGGCGGCAAGAACACCGCGGACACCCCGGACATCTATCCGGAAGGCCACGGCTCGTCGTCCCCGGGATTCCTCACCCGCGGGATCGAGGACCCGTACCGGCACTACTACCGCCGGCTCATCACCGACGCGGTGCGGGCCGTGGACGCGGCGAAGGCCCACGAGGCCGTCGACGCCTCACGGGTCGCGGTCCTCGGCGGCAGTCAGGGCGGCGGGCTCGTGCTCGCCGTCGCCGGGCTCAGGGACGACCTGGCGGCGGCCGTCGCCGACGTGCCGTTCCTGTGCCACTTCAGGCGCGGTTCGCAGATCACGGACGCGGGACCGTACTGGGAGGTCGCCCGCTGGCTCTCCGGCAACCGCTTCCGGGTCGAGGAGGCGATGGAGACCCTGTCGTACTTCGACGGCGTCAACTTCGCGGCGCGGGCGACCGTCCCCGCATGGTTCTCGGTCGGGCTGATGGACAAGATCTGCCCGTCGTCGACGGTGTTCGCCGCCTACCACCGGTATGCGGGGCCCGCCGAGATCGAGGTGTTCGCGTACAACGGCCACGAGGGCGGCGCGGAGTACGACCTGCCGCGCAAGATGGCGGCCCTGCGCGGGGCGTTCGGCCTCTAG